GCGCTGGGCCAGCTGCAATTTGTCAAAGCACCATGAATCCACCGCTCCACCTGCAACGGGCTTTGGCTGAATTGCTCGGCGACGCCAGACTGAAAATCTGCCCATTACCGGACACCGATTTACAGTTGTGGCTGATCGACGGCGACAACATGGCGCGCGAATTCAGTCAGGAAGAAATCCAGCGCATTCTGCACGAGCCGCCATACTGGGGTTTCTGCTGGGCCAGCGGTCTTGCGGTGGCGCGCTATCTGGAGCAGTTCCCCGAATGGGTGCGCGGCAAGCGCGTGCTGGATTTCGGCGCTGGCTCGGGAATTGCCGGCATCGCGGCGGTGAAGGCCGGGGCGCTGGAGGTGGTGGCTTGCGATCTCGATCCGCTGGCGATTGCCGCGTGCCGGGCGAATGCCGAGCTCAACGATGTGCAGATGAGCTACTCGACGGATTTCTTTGCCGAGGCTGATCGCTTTGATCTGATTCTGGTGGCGGACGTGCTGTATGACCGGGCGAATCTGCCGCTACTTGATGAGTTTCTCAGTCGAGGCCGCGAGGCGTTGGTGGCGGATTCGCGGGTGCGGGATTTTCGCCATCCGTTGTATGAACGGATCGAGATGCTGGAGGCGATGACACTTCCCGATCTGGCCGAGCCCGAAGAATTCAGACACGTCAGCCTCTATCACGCGCGACGTGATTGACGCCGCCAAAAGATTGCAGCCTTCGGCAGCTCCCACTCTCGATCGCGTACCCCTGTAGGAGCTGCCGAAGGCTGCGATCTTTTGCGCCACCCCTTATAGTGCGGTCATTGACGCTTAGAGAGACTCCCCATGACTCAGCAAACGCCTCACATCTTCGACGCCACCACTGCCGATTTCGACCAGTCGGTGATCGAGGCCTCTTTCAACAAACCGGTGCTGGTGGATTTCTGGGCCGAGTGGTGTGCGCCATGCAAGGCGTTAATGCCGATGCTGCAAGGCATCGCCGAGAGCTATCAGGGCGCGTTGCTGCTGGCCAAGGTCAATTGCGACATCGAGCAGGACATCGTCGCCCGTTTCGGCATTCGCAGCCTGCCGACCGTGGTGCTGTTCAAGGACGGTCAACCGGTCGACGGCTTTGCTGGCGCACAACCGGAATCCGCCGTGCGCGCATTGCTCGAACCGCATGTGCAGATGCCGCCACCGGCCGCTGCCGATCCGTTCGAGCAGGCGCAGGCGTTGTTCGATGACGGGCGCTTTGCCGATGCTGAAGCGGCTTTGGTGGCGATGCTCAATGAAGACAACACCAACGCCAAGGCGCTGATCCTTTACGCACGCTGCCTGACCGAACGCGGTGAGCTGGGCGAAGCGCAAGCCGTGCTCGACGCGGTCAAGAGTGACGAACACAAAGCCGCACTGGCCGGGGCCAAAGCGCAGATTCAGTTTCTCGGCATGGCGCGCGACCTGCCGGACGCCGCCGATCTGAAAAGCCGTCTGGCGCAAAACCCGCAGGACGACGAGGCGGTGTTCCAACTGGCGATCCAGCAATTGGCGCGTCAGCAATACGAAGCGGCACTGGATGCTTTGCTCAAACTGTTCATCCGCAATCGCAGCTATGGCGAGGGCTTGCCACACAAGACTTTGCTGCAGGTGTTTGAGCTGCTGGGCAATGATCATCCGTTGGTGACGGCGTATCGCCGCAAAATGTTTGCGGCGCTTTATTAAGATCAAAAGATCGCAGCCTGCGGCAGCTCCTACACGGGATCCTGTTCACCGCGCATTTTGCGGATGAACGCTGAACCTGTAGGAGCTGCCGCAGGCTGCGATCTTTAGCGGTTCACTCGATCCAGCTGTAAAGCGGCGTATCCCCGCCACTCACCACTTTCACATCCGCGCTATGACGCAAACGCACCAGCAAGCGCTTGCCCGCCACCGCATTACCCGTCAGCCCTTCAAGCTGATCGAGCAGGTCCGGCCCGCTAAGCTGCCCGGCCTTGCGCAACAGATCCTTCGCCACCTGCCACAAAGCATCGTCCTGGTTCAGCGATTTCGCCGCTGGCGCTGACGCTTGTGCTTCGGCTTGAGCGATCGGCGCCTGGGCATTCAGCGCAGCTCCGAGCTTCGTCCAGTCGCTGTCATCGAGTTCCACTGTCAAATCCACCGGCACCGCGCCGACCGTTCCGCGTATCCGCAACATCGAGTTCGCTCCTGCATATTTCTGAACTGCATGCTCCCACGGGACTTGTGTAACGCCAAGCGCACGGGCAAACTCTGCGGACTTTCGTTATAAGATTACATAACAAACTGTTCACTTTACTTTCCGGAGCCCACCATGCGTCGTCTGCTGCTCGCTTTGCCGTTTGCCCTGTTGCCGCTGGCCATCGCCCATGCCGCCGATGAGCATGACCACGATCACGACCATGAACACGGCAGCCTCGGTGCGCACGAACATGGTGTCGGCCGTCTGAACGCCGCGCTCGACGGTCAGACTCTGGAACTGGAGCTGGAAAGCCCGGCGATGAACCTGGTTGGTTTCGAACACGCGGCGACAACGGACGCCGACAAGGCCAAAGTCGCCGCAGTCCGTGCGCAGCTTGAGAAACCCCTGTCGCTGTTCAGTCTGCCGGCCGCTGCCGTTTGCAAAGTAACCCGCCAGGAACTGGAAAGCCCGCTGTTCGGCGACAAGCCCGACGCCGACGATCACGACGAAGACGAAGCAGACAAGGACGGGCACGAGCATCATCACGACCACAGCGAAATCCACGCGCATTACCAATTCAACTGTGCCACTCCGGGCGCGCTGAAAACGCTGGATCTGGCCAACATCTTCCAGACCTTCCCGGCGACGCAGAAAATTCAGGTACAACTGATTAGCGCGAATGGCCAGCAAGGCACTGAAGTGACGGCCAAAGCTGCAGCCCTGAAATTCTGATGACACCGAAAATCCCCTGTAGGAGCTGTCGAGTGAAACGAGGCTGCGATCTTTTGATTGTAAAAAAACAAGATCAAAAGATCGCAGCCTTCGGCAGCTCCTACAGGGTTACGTGTACACATTTGAAATTGGTGTCATGACCCAAGCACTCATCGAACTCTCCGACCTGGGCTTCAACTGGCCCGGTCACCCGACGCTGCTGGACATCCCGGCGTTTCGCCTCGAGCCCGGTGAGACCCTGTTCCTCAAAGGCCCCAGCGGCAGTGGCAAGACCACCCTGCTCGGCTTGCTCGGCGGTGTGCAGAAACCCGTTCGCGGCAGCATTCGCCTGCTCGGCCAGGAATTGACAGAACTCTCCGCCGGTGCCCGCGATACCTTCCGCGTCGATCACACCGGTTACATTTTTCAGCAGTTCAATTTGCTGCCGTTTCTCTCGGTGCGCGAGAACGTCGAATTGCCCTGCCACTTCTCCAGGCTGCGCGCGCAACGGGCGAAACAGCGTCATGGCAGTGTGGATCAAGCCGCCGCCACCCTGCTCGCTCACTTGGGGCTGAAGGATGAAAGCCTCCTCAGCCGCCGCGCCGATTCGCTATCGATCGGCCAACAGCAGCGCGTTGCTGCGGCCCGCGCCTTGATCGGCCAACCGGAACTGGTGATCGCCGATGAACCAACCTCGGCGCTGGATTACGATGCACGGGAAAACTTCATTCGCCTGCTGTTTGCCGAATGCCGCGAAGCCGGATCGAGTCTGCTGTTTGTCAGTCACGACCAAAGTCTGGCGCCGCTGTTCGACCGCCACTTGCCCCTGGCCGAACTCAATCGCGCCGCCAAATCTGCCGAGGTCTGAGATGTATCTGTTTCGTCTGGCCATGGCCAGCCTGGCCAACCGCCGCTTCACCGCGCTGCTCACCGCGTTTGCCATCGCCCTGTCGGTGTGCCTGTTGCTGGCCGTCGAGCGCGTGCGCACCGAAGCCAAAGCCAGTTTCGCCAGCACCATCAGCGGCACTGACCTGATCGTTGGCGCCCGCTCCGGTTCGGTGAATCTGCTGTTGTATTCGGTGTTCCGCATCGGCAACGCCACCAACAACATCCGCTGGGACAGCTTCGAGCACTTCGCCAGCAATCCGAAAGTGAAGTGGGCGATCCCGATGTCCCTCGGCGATTCCCATCGCGGTTATCGCGTGATGGGCACCACCGAAGCCTACTTCGAACACTACCAGTATGGCCGCCAGCAACATCTGGCGTTGGCCGATGGTCGCGCGTTTGCGACAGATCCATTTGAAGTGGTACTCGGCGCCGAAGTCGCCGAAGCGCTGCATTACAAGCTCGGTGACAAACTGGTGCTCGCCCACGGCGTCGCGGCGATCAGCCTGGTCAAGCACGATGACAAACCGTTTACCGTAGTCGGCATTCTGCAGCGCACCGGCACGCCGGTAGACCGCACGTTGCACATCAGCCTCGGCGGCATGGAGGCGATTCACATCGACTGGCACAACGGCGTGCCGGCGCGGGGCAACGGACGGATCAGCGCCGATCAAGCGCGCAACATGGACCTGACACCGCAAGCAATCACCGCGTTCATGCTCGGCCTCAACAGCAAGATTTCGACCTTTGCGCTGCAACGCGAGATCAATGAATTCCGTGGCGAGCCGATGCTGGCGATCCTGCCGGGGGTGGCGCTGCAGGAGCTGTGGAGCCTGATGAGCACGGCCGAGAAAGCCTTGTTCGTGGTCTCGCTGTTCGTCGTGCTGACCGGGTTGATCGGCATGCTCACGGCGATTCTCACCAGCCTTAACGAGCGCCGCCGAGAGATGGCGATTCTGCGATCAGTGGGCGCTCGGCCGTGGCACATCGCGAGCCTGCTGGTGCTCGAGGCGTTCGCACTGGCGCTGACCGGGGTGATCGCCGGGCTGGCGTTGCTGTACATCGGCATCGCGGCTGCGCAAGGTTATGTGCAGGCCAATTACGGCTTGTATCTGCCGCTGGCATGGCCAAGCGAGTATGAATGGACGCTGCTCGGTGGCATTCTGGCGGCCGCGCTGCTGATGGGCAGCGTGCCGGCCTGGCGGGCGTATCGCCAATCGTTGGCCGATGGCCTGTCGATCCGTTTATGAGGACGTTTACCATGCCCCGCGCCCTGCTTGCGCTGCTGATGCTGGTTGCCCTGCCCGTATGGGCCGCAGCGCCGAAAGACCTCACATGGTCGGAGATGATTCCGCCGGACGCTGCGCCGGAATTGCCGAACATGGCCCCGCTGCACGATCTGTCGAAGATGGGCGACGCGCTGTCCGCCGAATCCGCGCCGGCAGCGAAGCAGGATTTGCCGAATGCGCCGGTGGTGCAGAGTCTCGACGGGCAAAACATTCGTCTGCCGGGTTACATCGTGCCGCTGGAAGTCAGCGAAGAAGGCCGTACCACGGATTTCTTGCTGGTGCCTTATTTCGGCGCCTGCATTCACGTGCCGCCACCGCCATCGAACCAGATCGTGCATGTGAAAAGCGAGTTGGGCGTGAAGCTTGATGAGTTGTATCAGCCGTACTGGGTCGAGGGACCGTTGCAGGTCAAGGCATCGAGCAGCGAGCTGGCGGATGCCGGGTATCAGATGGAGGCGGACAAGATTTATGCGTATGAGCTGCCGGAGTAATCTCCGGTAGATTTCAAGATCAAAAGATCAAAAGATCAAAAGATCAAAAGATCAAAAGATCAAAAGATCAAAAGATCAAAAGATCAAAAGATCGCAGCCTTCGGCAGCTCCTACAGTTTGGACTGACCCCAAAATGTTGGACGGTCTACTGCCACATGCCCACGGACTGAGCCCTGTATTCCCAGGGCTCAGTCCACCAAGCTTTGATTTGATCCGGTCATGATTGTAGTAAGTGATGTACTCGTCCAGCCCTGCATTTAGCTCTTCTAGGTTTTCGAAGCGCTTGAGGTAAAAAAACTCGGACTTCAAGGTACCGAAAAAACTCTCCATTGCCGCATTGTCGAGACAGTTTCCCTTACGTGACATGCTCTGCTTTATGCCGCGTTGCTTCAGTGCATGTTGATAACGAGGTTGCTGATATTGCCAACCCTGGTCGGAGTGAAGCAGCAGATGACTCGCACCTCGCAGACATTCAAAGGCCTTTTCCAGCATTCCGGTCACCAAGGCGAAGCACGGGCGCTGGGCCGTTTCATAGGCGATAATTTCGCCGTTGTACAAGTCCATTACCGGCGACAGATAGAGCTTCCTTGATCCGACTTTGAACTCGGTGACGTCTGTTACCCACTTCTGATTAGGCCGTTGCGCGAAGAAATTACGCTCCAGAAGATTCGCCGCGATGGTTCCAACTTGCCCCTTGTAGGATCGATACTTTTTGGGACGCACCAAGGATTTAAGGCCCATGCGGTCCATTAGGCGCTGAATCATTTTTTCACTGACCGACTCTTTCTTTTGCAGCGCCAAAGCGATGCGGCGATAGCCAAATCGCCCTTCGTGCTGATCGTAGAGGTCTCGAATCTTCGTTTTCAGCGAGGCATATTTATCAGGTTTCTGAAGGGCGCTGACCTGGTAATAGAACGTGCTGCGGGCCAGGTTGGCTAACTTGAGCAGACCGTGCAGAGGAAACCTGGATCTTAACGCCATCACGGAGATGGTTTTTTCCCGGGGCGACTCATCTTCGAAACCTCCCTTACCTCTTTGAGCTTTTTTAGGTAAGCGTTCTCCATACGTAGGTATTCGAGTTCGGCCTTCAGTTGTTCTCGGCTCTTTAAATCGTCGTCCACGGGTTGGGAGTGATCAGGGACAGGCGTTTTTCTAGACATGACAACAGCCTTTTTTCTATTGGGTACGATCAGGGCAGGAAGACCGCCACTGTAGTACTGCCGTTCCCAAATGCCTACCTGCGAGGACTGCCCAAGCCCAAACCGTGCCGCGGCTTCCCGATGTGAGAGGCGCTCTTTTTGCATGCATTGGATGACTGAGCGTTTGAACGCCGCGCTGTAATGGCGACTATGAGATTGCAGGCCAGCGCTGCCTCGAGCCCGATAGGTGGCGACCCAGCGCCGAAGCAGGCTGCAGTCGATCAAATAGCGGTGAGCTATCTTGCGAAAGCCTTCATTGCCATTGAGGTAAGCCTCAATGGCCGTAATTTTGAACTGAAGCGAAAACTTGCCCATGGAAAACACCACCAAAAGTTAGGTTGGTGTCCAACTTTTTGGGTGCAGTCCAGTTGAAAATGCGATCCCATGTAGGAGCTGCCGAAGGCTCGGGCCGCGATCGGACGATCTTTTAGGGCCATCACTGTTTCATTGAGCTGAGTCAAAACACCGTATCAGACGGCTTCGTACCCTAGGGCATCGAATATTTTCATGTCTTACGGAGCCCCCATGAACAAGTCCTTGCTCAGCGCCTCGCTGTTTGCCCTCGCGCTCGCAGCCCCGCTCGCCCACGCCCATGAGGCCGGTGATATTCTCATCCGCGCCGGCGCGATCACCGTCAATCCCAAGGCCAACAGCTCCAGCGTCAAGGTCGATCAGGGGCCGTTGAGCGGCGCCAATCTGGGCGGCAAAGCGACCATGAGCAGCGACACGCAACTGGGGCTGAACTTCGCCTACATGCTCACCAACCACGTCGGGCTCGAATTGCTCGCAGCCACCCCGTTCGAGCATGACGTGAAGCTCAAAGGCACCGCCCTGCCGGCCGCCAACGGCAAGCTCGGCACGCTGAAACATTTGCCGCCCACCCTCAGCGTTGTCTACTACCCGCTCGATTCGAAGTCGGCGTTCCAACCGTATATCGGCGGCGGCATCAACTACACCTGGATCTACGACGAACACGTGGGCAGCGAAGCCCAGTCCAATGGCTTCAGCAATTTCAAGGCGAAAAATTCCTGGGGTCTGGCCTGGCAGGTGGGCGCCGACTACATGATTACCGACAACATCATGCTTAACGCCCAGGTGCGTTACATCGACATCGATACTCGCGCGACAGTGGAGAACAACGCCGTCGCACCTGGCACCCGCGCACGGGTAAATGTCGATGTCGATCCGTTCATCTACATGGTCGGTCTGGGCTATAAGTTCTAAGTCGTTTTTTTACTGAACGTTCACGTGGTGGTGAATGAGGCTTGGTGGCGGGCAGGCACAGACCTGACGACGACCGTACGCAGTTGATCGGGGGATAACGTTCCCTCGCCACAGGGATAGCGATATTCCGGCCGTGAAAAAGGCGCCTGTTGAAAGGCGCCTTTTTCATTTGGTGCTGAGTCATGTGGGGCGTTGGAGACCCGGGCCCCTCATCGGAACGCCGCCCGCCCAGCCCTCTCCCGGGGGAGAGGGAGCCGATTTGTGTGTTGTTCAAAACCTGAGTTCGACTGGGTATCGCAAGTCGGCGTACTTCTCACAAACACCTCAGTCAGTTCCCTCTCCCCCTGGGAGAGGGGCTTAGCGCCCGAGCAAGCGCGCCAACCCGACACTCATCGGCGTCTGCGGCGGCATTTCAAAGCGTTGCAACAAGCGTCGGTTGTCAGCCCGCGAATGGCGAATATCACCCGAACGCGCCGGCCCGTAGCTCACGGGCGGCAACTCACCGACCACCGATTTCAACGCTTCGAGCATCTGCTTCAGACTCATCGCCTGATTCCAGCCAACATTGACCGCGCCTACCTGCACGTCAGGCTTTTGCAGCGCCTGCACCAGCAAATCGACCAGATCACCGACATAGAGGAAATCACGAGTCTGCTCGCCATCGCCAAACACGGTGATCGGCAAACCTTTCGACGCGCGTTCGCTGAAGATGCTGATCACCCCGGAATACGGCGAGGACGGATCCTGGCGTGGGCCGAAGATGTTGAAGAAGCGAAAAATCGCCGGTTCCAGGCCATGCTGGCGACGGTAGAAATCGAAGTATTGCTCACCGGCCAGTTTGTCCGAGGCATAGGGTGTCAGCGGGGCTTTTGGCGTGTCTTCATCAATCGACTCGCCCTCGCCATTGTTGCCGTACACCGCCGCGCTGGAGGCATACACCACGCGCTTGACCCCGGCCAAACGCATGGCCTCGCAGACATTCAGGGTGCCGATGAAATTGCTCTGATGGGTCTTCACCGGATCATCCACCGACGCTTGCACCGAGGCAACCGCGGCCAGGTGCGCCACTGCGCTGCAACCTTGCATCGCCTGTGCGACGAGCGCGGCATCGGCAACATCGCCGACCATCAACTCAACCCGAGGATTGTCCAGCGGCAGATTGCTGCGTTTGCCGGTCGACAGGTCATCGAGGATCCTCACCGAATGCCCCTTGGCAAGCAAGGCGTCGGTCAGATGCGAGCCAATGAAGCCGGCACCGCCGGTGATTAAAACAGGGCCATTAGCCATGACGATAGAACCTATCCAGTAAAGCCGGGAGCGCGGCACGCCAGGCACGCGGCTTGATCCCGAAGGTGTGCAGAATTTTCTTGCAGGCCAGCACCGCATGCTGCGGCTCTTCGGCGGCGTCGGGTCGTGCGGCGTGGGCCTGCGCGGTCGGCGCTTCGATGGCGAGCGCGTGCAGGCTGCGGGCCTCGGTCAGAATCGCCTGGCCCAGCGCCAGCGGCGTGGTCGCTTCATGGCCGGCGTAGTGATAAGTGCCCCACAGCGGCGCGGCGCAATCGAGTTGCTTGAGTACCGAGATGATCACCCGTGCCGCGTCGTCGACCGGCGTCGGATTGCCACGGCGGTCGTCGGCCAGGAGTAACTCTTCCGGTTGTTCGGCGCGGGCGAGGAAGCGTCCGAGGGTGCCATCGGCACTGTCGTCGAGGAGCCAGCCGAACCGCAGCAACACATGCTGCGGGCAGGTCGCGCGGACGCTTTGTTCGATCCGCCACAACGCCTGACCGCGCAGGCCCAACGGCACCGGCTCGTCTTTTTCGCTGTAGGCGGTGGCGCGTGAGCCGTCGAATACTCGGTAACTGGAAGGCTGCACCAAAACGATGTTGTGGTGCTGGCACAGTTCGGCGAGACGTTCGATCGCGCGTTCCTGCCCGGCCATACGACTTTCACTGACGGCTTCGGCCTGGAACCAGTCGAAATAGTAGGCGAGGTTGATCAACGCGTCGGGGCGGGTGTCGTCGAGCAATTGCGTCAGGCTCGCGGCATCCCAGCCATTTTCGGGCGGGCGGGGGGCGAGGAAACCGATGTCTTCCTCTGCACCGAGGCGAATCAGCGCCTGCCCAAGGGCATTTCCGCCGCCCAGTAACATAAGGCGCATTCGCATAGAGTCAGCAGGCCCAGTCTGATTGGAACGATGGCTTGAGCGACAGGATATGTGGACCCGTCGCCGATCATTGCCGGAATCGTTGCATTTTGCGGGTTTAGTGCGCAACCGTCATCCGTAAAGTGTACATCCCAAGGATTTGTGCTGTGGCATCTGGCCCCATCGCTGGCAAGCCAGCTCCCACAGGGTTCAGTGCTGACCACAAATTCTGTGAACCACCGCAGTCCTTGTGGGAGCTGGCTCGCCAGCGATGAGGCCGAGTCAGACAGCCGAGATCCTGAGCGGTACTTGCATCTTCCCCCCTGCGCCCGCATAACTTAAGCCATGAATCTGCCCCTCCCCGCCAACAGCGCCCTGGCAGGCTTTCACCCCGCCGTCAGCGCCTGGTTCAGCCAGACCTTCCCGGCAGTCACTGCCGCGCAGGCCCGTGCCTGGCCGCTGATTCGCCAGCGCCGCTCGACCTTGATCGCCGCGCCCACCGGCTCCGGCAAAACCCTCACCGCGTTCCTCGCCGTGCTCGACGATCTCGTCCACAGAGGCCTGGAACACCCCGACGGCCTGCCCGCCGAAACGCTGGTGGTCTACGTCTCGCCGCTGAAAGCGCTGTCCAACGACATCCAGATCAACCTGCAGAATCCGCTGGCCGGGATCACCGCACAATTGCGCGATATGGGCTTGCCGGAGCTGACGATCACCACCGCCGTGCGCACCGGTGACACGCCGCAGAAAGAACGTGCGGCCATGCGCAAGACCGCGCCACACATTCTGGTGACCACGCCGGAATCGCTGTACGTGCTGCTCGGCTCTGAATCCGGGCGCAAGATGCTCAGCACCACGCGCACGGTAATCATCGACGAAATCCATTCCATCGCCGCCGGCAAACGCGGCAGTCATCTGGCCCTGAGCCTCGAGCGGCTGCAAGCGTTGTGCGCCGAACCACTGACCCGCATCGGGCTGTCCGCCACGCAAAAACCGGTCGAGGCCGTGGCGCAATTTCTGGTCGGTCATGAGCGCTGCTGCGACATTGTCGACATCGGTCACGCCCGGCCACGGGATCTGGGCATTGAGGTGCCGCGCGTGCCGTTGTCGGCGGTCATGGCCAACGATGTCTGGCAGCTGGTTTACGATCGCCTCGCCGAGCTCGCTCGCGAGCACCGCACCACGCTGATTTTCGTCAATACCCGACGCCTGGCCGAACGCTTGAGTCGGCACCTGAGCGAACGCCTCGGCAAACACGCTGTGGCGGCGCACCACGGCAGCCTCGCCAAAGAATTTCGCCTGGATGCCGAACAACGGCTCAAGCGCGGCGAGTTGCAGGTGTTGATCGCTACCGCATCGCTGGAACTGGGCATCGATATCGGCGAAGTCGACCTGGTCTGCCAGATCAGTTCGCCGCGCTCGATTGCCGCATTTCTGCAGCGGGTCGGGCGATCCGGCCACCAGGTCGGCGGTACGCCCAAGGGCCGGTTGTTCGCCACCACCCGCGACGATCTGATCGAGTGCACCGCGCTGCTCGACTGCGTGCGCCGTGGCGAACTCGACACTTTGCACATTCCCCAAGCACCGCTGGATGTGCTGGCGCAGCAGATCATCGCCGAGGTCAGTTGCCAGGAATGGCCGGAGGACGCTTTGCTGACGATGTTCCGCAAAGCCTCGCCCTATCGCGACCTCGACGAAAAACACTATCAAGCCCTGCTGGCGATGCTCGCCGAAGGCTACAACGGTCGCCAGGGCATCCGTAGCGCCTACCTGCACCGCGACGCCGTCAGCCGCACTCTGCGCGGCCGACGGGGTTCGCAACTGACCGCGGTGACCAGCGGCGGCACCATCCCCGACAATGCCGATTACAGCGTGCTGCTGGAGCCGCAAGGCCTGAACATCGGCAGCGTCAACGAAGACTTCGCGGTGGAAAGCATTGCCGGTGACGTGTTCCAGCTCGGCAATACCTCGTACCGCATTCTGCGGGTCGAGAGCGGCAAAGTGCGTGTCGAAGATGCGCACGGCCAGCCACCGACCATCCCGTTCTGGCTCGGCGAGGCGCCGGGACGTAGCGATGAGTTGTCGTTCGCCGTGGCGCGTCTGCAAGCGCAACTGGATGAGTTGCTCAGCGCCAGCCCCGGCGATCTGCAACCGGCGCTCGACTGGCTGACGCAGACCCTCGGCCTCAACCGCGCCAGCGCCGAGCAACTGGTCGAATACCTCGCCCGCGCGCGGCAAACCCTCGGCGCGCTGCCCTCGCAAGACACGCTGCTGATGGAGCGCTTTTTCGACGAGTCCGGCGGCACGCAACTGATCATCCACACGCCGTTCGGCAGCCGCATCAACCGCGCTTGGGGCCTGGCCTTGCGCAAGCGGTTTTGCCGCACTTTCAACTTCGAATTGCAGGCCGCCGCCAGCGAAGATGCGATCGTGCTCTCGCTGTCGACCAGCCACAGCTTTGAACTCGATGAAATCTGGCGCTACCTGCACAGCAACAGCGCCGAACACACGCTGATTCAAGCGGTGCTCGACGCGCCGCTGTTCGGCGTACGCTGGCGCTGGAATGCCGGTGTTGCGCTGGCGTTGCCGCGTTTTGCCGGCGGGCGCAAAGTGGCGCCGCAGTTGCAGCGCATGAAAAGCGAAGACTTGATCGCCAGTGTCTTTCCCGATCAGATCGCCTGCCTGGAAAACCTCGCCGGTGAGCGCGAGATCCCTGAGCATCCGCTGATCGAGCAAACCCTTGACGATTGCCTGCACGAAGCGATGGACAGCGAAGGCTGGCTCAATCTGCTGCGGCGCATGGAACGTGGCGAGGTACGTTTGATCAGCCGCGACTTGCCGGCCCCTTCGCCGCTCGCCGCAGAAATCCTCAGCGCCCGGCCTTACACCTTTCTCGACGACGCGCCGCTGGAAGAACGCCGCACTCAAGCGGTACTCAACCGACGCTGGAGCGATCCGCAGTCGACGGACGATCTCGGTGCACTGGACGCGGACGCGATTGCCGCCGTACGCGAAGAGGCCTGGCCACGGCCGAACGCTGCGGATGAAATGCATGAGGCGCTGATGAGTCTGGGGTGCATCAGCGAGGCCGAGGTCCAAGCAAACGAAGGCTGGGCAGAATGGCTGCAGACGCTCGTCAGCAGCGGTCGCGCGTGTCG
This window of the Pseudomonas fluorescens genome carries:
- a CDS encoding ABC transporter permease, encoding MYLFRLAMASLANRRFTALLTAFAIALSVCLLLAVERVRTEAKASFASTISGTDLIVGARSGSVNLLLYSVFRIGNATNNIRWDSFEHFASNPKVKWAIPMSLGDSHRGYRVMGTTEAYFEHYQYGRQQHLALADGRAFATDPFEVVLGAEVAEALHYKLGDKLVLAHGVAAISLVKHDDKPFTVVGILQRTGTPVDRTLHISLGGMEAIHIDWHNGVPARGNGRISADQARNMDLTPQAITAFMLGLNSKISTFALQREINEFRGEPMLAILPGVALQELWSLMSTAEKALFVVSLFVVLTGLIGMLTAILTSLNERRREMAILRSVGARPWHIASLLVLEAFALALTGVIAGLALLYIGIAAAQGYVQANYGLYLPLAWPSEYEWTLLGGILAAALLMGSVPAWRAYRQSLADGLSIRL
- a CDS encoding DUF2796 domain-containing protein: MRRLLLALPFALLPLAIAHAADEHDHDHDHEHGSLGAHEHGVGRLNAALDGQTLELELESPAMNLVGFEHAATTDADKAKVAAVRAQLEKPLSLFSLPAAAVCKVTRQELESPLFGDKPDADDHDEDEADKDGHEHHHDHSEIHAHYQFNCATPGALKTLDLANIFQTFPATQKIQVQLISANGQQGTEVTAKAAALKF
- a CDS encoding ABC transporter ATP-binding protein translates to MTQALIELSDLGFNWPGHPTLLDIPAFRLEPGETLFLKGPSGSGKTTLLGLLGGVQKPVRGSIRLLGQELTELSAGARDTFRVDHTGYIFQQFNLLPFLSVRENVELPCHFSRLRAQRAKQRHGSVDQAAATLLAHLGLKDESLLSRRADSLSIGQQQRVAAARALIGQPELVIADEPTSALDYDARENFIRLLFAECREAGSSLLFVSHDQSLAPLFDRHLPLAELNRAAKSAEV
- the trxA gene encoding thioredoxin, with amino-acid sequence MTQQTPHIFDATTADFDQSVIEASFNKPVLVDFWAEWCAPCKALMPMLQGIAESYQGALLLAKVNCDIEQDIVARFGIRSLPTVVLFKDGQPVDGFAGAQPESAVRALLEPHVQMPPPAAADPFEQAQALFDDGRFADAEAALVAMLNEDNTNAKALILYARCLTERGELGEAQAVLDAVKSDEHKAALAGAKAQIQFLGMARDLPDAADLKSRLAQNPQDDEAVFQLAIQQLARQQYEAALDALLKLFIRNRSYGEGLPHKTLLQVFELLGNDHPLVTAYRRKMFAALY
- a CDS encoding DUF3299 domain-containing protein, producing MPRALLALLMLVALPVWAAAPKDLTWSEMIPPDAAPELPNMAPLHDLSKMGDALSAESAPAAKQDLPNAPVVQSLDGQNIRLPGYIVPLEVSEEGRTTDFLLVPYFGACIHVPPPPSNQIVHVKSELGVKLDELYQPYWVEGPLQVKASSSELADAGYQMEADKIYAYELPE
- a CDS encoding NAD-dependent epimerase/dehydratase family protein, whose product is MANGPVLITGGAGFIGSHLTDALLAKGHSVRILDDLSTGKRSNLPLDNPRVELMVGDVADAALVAQAMQGCSAVAHLAAVASVQASVDDPVKTHQSNFIGTLNVCEAMRLAGVKRVVYASSAAVYGNNGEGESIDEDTPKAPLTPYASDKLAGEQYFDFYRRQHGLEPAIFRFFNIFGPRQDPSSPYSGVISIFSERASKGLPITVFGDGEQTRDFLYVGDLVDLLVQALQKPDVQVGAVNVGWNQAMSLKQMLEALKSVVGELPPVSYGPARSGDIRHSRADNRRLLQRFEMPPQTPMSVGLARLLGR
- a CDS encoding sugar nucleotide-binding protein, translated to MRMRLMLLGGGNALGQALIRLGAEEDIGFLAPRPPENGWDAASLTQLLDDTRPDALINLAYYFDWFQAEAVSESRMAGQERAIERLAELCQHHNIVLVQPSSYRVFDGSRATAYSEKDEPVPLGLRGQALWRIEQSVRATCPQHVLLRFGWLLDDSADGTLGRFLARAEQPEELLLADDRRGNPTPVDDAARVIISVLKQLDCAAPLWGTYHYAGHEATTPLALGQAILTEARSLHALAIEAPTAQAHAARPDAAEEPQHAVLACKKILHTFGIKPRAWRAALPALLDRFYRHG
- a CDS encoding OmpW/AlkL family protein — encoded protein: MNKSLLSASLFALALAAPLAHAHEAGDILIRAGAITVNPKANSSSVKVDQGPLSGANLGGKATMSSDTQLGLNFAYMLTNHVGLELLAATPFEHDVKLKGTALPAANGKLGTLKHLPPTLSVVYYPLDSKSAFQPYIGGGINYTWIYDEHVGSEAQSNGFSNFKAKNSWGLAWQVGADYMITDNIMLNAQVRYIDIDTRATVENNAVAPGTRARVNVDVDPFIYMVGLGYKF
- a CDS encoding class I SAM-dependent methyltransferase → MNPPLHLQRALAELLGDARLKICPLPDTDLQLWLIDGDNMAREFSQEEIQRILHEPPYWGFCWASGLAVARYLEQFPEWVRGKRVLDFGAGSGIAGIAAVKAGALEVVACDLDPLAIAACRANAELNDVQMSYSTDFFAEADRFDLILVADVLYDRANLPLLDEFLSRGREALVADSRVRDFRHPLYERIEMLEAMTLPDLAEPEEFRHVSLYHARRD